In one window of Candidatus Melainabacteria bacterium DNA:
- a CDS encoding tyrosine-type recombinase/integrase, with translation MCQNNAHGLRRTFATVAANAGKPLNIISLALGHADLKTTQGYLMTTQDEVIKEMQGW, from the coding sequence ATTTGTCAAAACAATGCACATGGTCTAAGAAGAACTTTTGCAACAGTAGCGGCTAACGCTGGCAAACCACTAAATATTATTTCACTTGCTTTAGGACATGCTGATTTAAAGACTACGCAGGGGTATTTGATGACAACTCAAGATGAAGTAATTAAAGAGATGCAGGGGTGGTAA